The following proteins are encoded in a genomic region of Methanoculleus oceani:
- a CDS encoding AAA family ATPase — MPAPGSCYRYFPAALDRETLRYLLVGREKLLEGMLEELDQASHSGTPRFFLLAGSHGAGKSHLLSLLYHRVRDDLSGRIIPVKLAEEEYSIFRASDFFLRVLEETGVDTSEIVALNDDPLIRDAAVDTLAKAAGGRRIAIFADNVHELFNQMDKSEIRALRSIFQRSDLFSVVASATSIFPGISDHDEPFYNFFRVFHLRGLELAEAKELMKRVARLDGNTAFIENFSDSEPGIEGLLHLVGGSPRLAVQVYETASRAGTDDMGAVFFRLMDEHTPYYREVFRRLPGQRRIIFDTVLSADTPITPKDIAERARLNPATVNAQLRRLEADGYVVSRPMKKRTSYEVRDRLFWLWRAMRRSAGRDRIGTFIEFLEAWHERPAVPEEFPGVMEGEPLQEPSASYTAGERADALAAIGKAQPGDPDEAAQLMQLALDLAREALLDGNETNGLSLIGEAYRHAEHLDPDTVQRITAGFLKEIVGKGQVSVIKSAVREIIASGGVVLEGFLKPVTDAVEIVEASDTRLYYTRLQPEERAVVAGIVRAITKSEDLVPGI, encoded by the coding sequence ATGCCGGCACCTGGTAGCTGTTACCGTTACTTCCCCGCGGCCCTGGACCGGGAAACGCTCCGGTACCTCCTCGTCGGCCGGGAGAAGCTCCTGGAGGGCATGCTGGAAGAACTGGATCAGGCATCCCATAGCGGAACGCCGCGGTTCTTCCTCCTGGCCGGCTCCCACGGCGCCGGAAAATCGCACCTGCTGAGCCTGCTCTACCACAGGGTTCGCGACGACCTCTCCGGGCGGATAATCCCCGTGAAACTCGCGGAGGAGGAGTATTCGATATTCAGAGCGTCGGACTTCTTCTTGAGGGTGCTCGAGGAGACGGGGGTCGATACTTCGGAGATCGTCGCGCTCAACGACGACCCCCTGATCCGCGACGCCGCGGTCGATACGCTCGCTAAAGCGGCCGGAGGAAGACGGATCGCGATATTCGCCGATAACGTGCACGAACTCTTCAACCAGATGGATAAGAGTGAGATCCGGGCGCTGCGATCGATATTCCAGCGGAGCGATCTCTTTTCGGTGGTCGCGTCGGCAACGTCGATCTTCCCCGGGATATCGGATCACGACGAGCCCTTCTACAATTTCTTCCGGGTCTTTCACCTCCGGGGACTCGAACTCGCCGAAGCGAAGGAACTCATGAAGAGGGTCGCACGGCTGGACGGCAACACCGCCTTCATCGAGAACTTCTCCGATTCCGAGCCCGGTATCGAGGGACTGCTGCACCTCGTCGGCGGCAGCCCGCGGCTGGCCGTCCAGGTGTACGAGACCGCCTCGAGAGCCGGGACCGATGATATGGGGGCTGTCTTCTTCAGGCTGATGGACGAGCACACGCCCTACTACCGGGAGGTCTTCCGGAGGCTTCCCGGGCAGCGGAGGATCATCTTCGATACCGTTCTCAGCGCGGATACCCCCATTACGCCGAAGGATATCGCGGAGCGCGCCCGGCTGAACCCGGCGACGGTGAACGCGCAGCTCCGGAGGCTGGAGGCGGACGGGTACGTAGTCTCCCGCCCGATGAAGAAGAGGACGTCGTATGAAGTCCGGGATCGCCTCTTCTGGCTCTGGCGGGCGATGCGCAGATCGGCCGGCCGGGACAGGATAGGAACCTTCATCGAGTTTTTAGAAGCCTGGCACGAGCGGCCGGCGGTCCCCGAGGAGTTCCCGGGGGTCATGGAGGGCGAACCCCTGCAGGAGCCGTCGGCCTCGTATACCGCCGGGGAACGAGCCGATGCGCTGGCGGCGATCGGGAAGGCGCAGCCGGGAGACCCGGACGAGGCAGCGCAATTAATGCAGCTCGCGCTCGATCTCGCACGGGAGGCGCTCCTGGACGGAAACGAGACGAACGGCCTCTCCCTGATTGGTGAAGCGTACAGGCACGCGGAGCACCTGGACCCGGACACGGTGCAGCGGATTACAGCGGGTTTCCTGAAAGAGATCGTCGGGAAGGGGCAGGTCTCCGTGATCAAAAGCGCCGTTCGTGAGATCATCGCGTCCGGGGGTGTCGTGCTTGAGGGGTTCTTAAAGCCGGTCACGGATGCCGTAGAGATCGTCGAGGCGAGCGATACGAGGCTGTATTACACGAGACTGCAGCCGGAAGAGAGAGCGGTCGTTGCCGGGATTGTCCGGGCGATCACGAAGTCGGAGGATCTGGTGCCGGGGATTTAG
- a CDS encoding BMP family ABC transporter substrate-binding protein encodes MTARPSFPGIALILILTFFCMVTLGVYFAGCTAAADPGPVRIGVLLPGSGPLAMHSPDALAWAADAMSRQGGRTIELVYRDTSTGNASAYAEELAGRDDIDIIIGPATSAELVQAAPIVTGRGKLLISSSVTTGLVTAEFKDNDLFWRTCPADGRQVEAVFRLLREDGVKTVSLVTASTPYGETFARLAPAAAAMNGVRIAGAVSLNASDNFTEIAARIGEEEPEVVVAAVYPEEAVRLSDALSAAGSPAGLFLTDAGRSPYLLASLGQRAEGIRGTSLSPDPSTGYAVAYEEIFGEAPPPFAAQTYDALLLAVYTAARQEAVPAEPLAKSLRWVVSGDGTAKGWDPQEASEAAAMIRTGAHPAVTGASGPLRFSETPSAGPIVGYYTRWGVEGGAFSEGTPIPSADVSVALPGLSYDPAAGTGDEPVIWMVYPLAKGDRSFADSAYRGLFRAQESFDFTKRECSYDDLALLDAVFSAGNFTEKPDLVITEGFQFTDASRAWAEKNPDIRFFTLEQADFALPNACDVVMVPYGASYLAGVMATDMTETGRIGAVAGAPVSVIDPFVEGFRAGAKAHDASVNVTVAYVGESFEGFGMPERAGELARGLRAEGVDVILMIAGSGNTGIVDAVRETGDVYLIGEDTDQSYLAPNLVAASVVKRIDAIVHHAVENEIDGTFTPGQEVWTLENGGTGLFVSPGFDERYATLPVEWRERAIAAENDYLKTAVL; translated from the coding sequence ATGACTGCACGACCATCGTTCCCTGGAATCGCCCTTATTCTGATCCTCACGTTCTTCTGCATGGTCACGCTAGGAGTCTATTTTGCAGGATGCACCGCCGCGGCCGATCCCGGTCCCGTCCGTATCGGCGTCCTGCTGCCCGGGAGCGGACCGCTTGCCATGCACTCGCCGGACGCACTCGCCTGGGCGGCGGATGCGATGAGCCGGCAGGGCGGCCGCACGATCGAGCTCGTATACCGGGACACGAGCACCGGCAACGCCTCCGCATACGCGGAGGAACTCGCCGGGCGCGACGATATCGATATCATCATCGGCCCCGCGACAAGCGCGGAACTCGTGCAGGCTGCTCCCATCGTCACCGGACGGGGCAAACTCCTCATCTCCTCGAGCGTCACGACGGGACTCGTCACGGCCGAGTTCAAAGATAATGACCTCTTCTGGAGGACCTGTCCCGCCGACGGCCGGCAGGTGGAGGCAGTCTTCCGGCTCCTCCGGGAAGACGGCGTCAAAACCGTCTCGCTCGTGACCGCGAGCACGCCCTACGGGGAGACGTTTGCACGGCTTGCCCCGGCAGCGGCCGCGATGAACGGGGTCCGGATCGCCGGAGCGGTATCCCTCAACGCGTCGGATAATTTCACGGAGATTGCCGCACGGATCGGGGAGGAAGAGCCTGAGGTGGTCGTTGCCGCCGTGTACCCGGAGGAGGCGGTCCGGCTTTCCGATGCGCTCTCCGCCGCAGGCTCCCCCGCCGGCCTCTTCCTGACCGATGCCGGCCGCTCGCCCTACCTGCTCGCGAGCCTCGGGCAGCGGGCGGAGGGCATCCGGGGCACGTCGCTCTCCCCCGACCCCTCGACCGGGTACGCTGTCGCCTACGAGGAGATCTTCGGCGAGGCACCGCCGCCGTTTGCCGCACAGACTTACGACGCTCTTCTCCTTGCCGTCTACACCGCGGCACGGCAGGAGGCGGTCCCGGCAGAACCGCTCGCAAAATCCCTCCGGTGGGTCGTCTCCGGCGACGGCACCGCCAAAGGCTGGGACCCCCAGGAGGCGAGCGAAGCCGCGGCGATGATCCGTACGGGCGCTCACCCCGCCGTCACCGGCGCCTCGGGCCCCCTCCGGTTCTCCGAAACCCCCTCGGCAGGCCCGATCGTCGGATACTACACCCGCTGGGGGGTTGAAGGCGGAGCGTTCTCGGAGGGCACTCCGATACCTTCCGCAGACGTATCGGTGGCCCTCCCCGGCCTCTCCTACGACCCGGCGGCCGGCACCGGCGATGAGCCGGTGATCTGGATGGTCTACCCGCTGGCGAAGGGCGACCGGTCGTTCGCCGACTCGGCGTACCGCGGCCTCTTCCGGGCGCAGGAGTCGTTTGACTTCACCAAGCGGGAGTGTTCGTACGACGATCTGGCGCTCCTCGACGCCGTATTCTCTGCCGGGAACTTCACCGAGAAGCCCGACCTCGTGATCACCGAGGGGTTCCAGTTCACCGACGCCTCCCGGGCGTGGGCGGAGAAGAACCCCGACATCCGGTTCTTCACCCTCGAGCAGGCGGACTTTGCTCTCCCGAACGCGTGCGACGTCGTGATGGTCCCCTACGGGGCGTCCTACCTCGCGGGCGTGATGGCGACGGATATGACGGAGACGGGCCGGATCGGTGCGGTTGCCGGTGCTCCGGTCTCCGTCATCGATCCGTTCGTCGAAGGGTTCCGGGCGGGGGCGAAAGCGCACGACGCATCCGTGAACGTGACGGTGGCTTACGTCGGCGAGAGTTTCGAGGGGTTCGGCATGCCGGAGCGTGCGGGGGAGCTCGCCCGCGGCCTCCGTGCAGAGGGTGTCGACGTCATCCTGATGATCGCAGGCTCCGGAAACACCGGGATCGTTGATGCCGTCCGGGAGACCGGTGACGTCTACCTCATCGGCGAGGATACCGACCAGTCCTACCTCGCCCCGAACCTCGTCGCCGCGTCGGTGGTAAAAAGGATCGACGCGATCGTCCATCACGCGGTGGAGAACGAGATCGACGGCACGTTCACGCCGGGACAGGAGGTCTGGACGCTCGAGAACGGCGGCACCGGGCTTTTTGTCTCGCCGGGGTTCGACGAGAGGTACGCGACGCTCCCCGTCGAGTGGCGGGAGAGGGCGATCGCCGCGGAGAACGACTACCTGAAGACGGCGGTGCTCTGA
- a CDS encoding ATP-binding protein: MPSVLDLLTALNPWWSGRPFEAGIRREKYFTKIQKYLETGEIVVLTGVRRSGKTTLLFQIIDDLIRNRRVDPRSILFVNCDEPEIARLENPLETLLETYRRDVYGGDAVYLILDEIQTIEGWERWVKSLYDRKQFTLVISGSTSYLLDSNLSTLIAGRYLPVHVYPLDFAEYIIFSGEDLPHDPVTLAAAKYRLLHLLGEYLREGGFPQVVLQDDEAVRRDQLKAYYDSIVYRDIVRVNEVRNQKALGDLLVYCMTNVTSPYSYRNLREVLGIDFETVREYLYYAEKAKILFEVQYFSYSLKTQSRNNKKIYCIDNGLRNAVSFRFSEDEGKLAENLVFIELKKQGREVYYWKKQGEVDLVVKNPDRSLSAINVSYTDALSTREEKALLEFADLHGSGVRECTILTKDTEKREGAVRYVPLWKWLLGAG; encoded by the coding sequence ATGCCCTCGGTTCTCGACCTCCTGACCGCCCTCAACCCCTGGTGGAGCGGCAGACCCTTCGAAGCGGGTATACGGCGGGAGAAGTACTTCACGAAGATACAGAAATACCTTGAGACCGGGGAGATCGTCGTCCTTACGGGAGTGCGCCGTTCGGGCAAGACGACGCTCCTCTTCCAGATCATCGACGACCTTATCCGCAACCGCCGGGTCGATCCGCGGTCGATACTCTTCGTGAACTGCGACGAGCCGGAGATTGCCCGCCTCGAAAACCCGCTTGAGACCCTGCTTGAGACCTACCGCAGGGACGTGTACGGCGGCGATGCGGTCTACCTCATCCTCGACGAGATCCAGACAATCGAGGGGTGGGAGCGGTGGGTGAAATCACTCTACGACCGGAAGCAGTTCACCCTTGTCATATCCGGCTCGACGTCGTATCTCCTCGATTCAAACCTCTCGACGCTCATTGCCGGGCGGTACCTCCCGGTTCACGTCTACCCGCTCGACTTTGCGGAATACATAATCTTCTCGGGCGAGGACCTGCCGCACGATCCCGTCACGCTCGCGGCGGCGAAGTACCGGCTCCTGCACCTGCTCGGCGAGTATCTCAGGGAAGGGGGCTTTCCGCAGGTCGTCCTCCAGGACGACGAAGCGGTCCGGCGGGACCAGCTGAAGGCATACTACGACAGCATCGTCTATCGCGACATCGTGCGGGTCAACGAGGTGCGGAACCAGAAGGCGCTCGGAGATCTGCTCGTATACTGCATGACGAACGTAACCTCGCCCTACTCCTACCGGAACCTCCGGGAGGTGCTCGGCATCGATTTCGAGACCGTCAGGGAGTACCTCTACTACGCGGAGAAGGCGAAGATCCTCTTTGAGGTCCAGTACTTCAGTTACTCGCTCAAGACCCAGAGCCGGAACAACAAAAAGATCTACTGCATCGACAACGGTCTCAGGAACGCCGTATCGTTCCGGTTCTCGGAAGACGAGGGAAAGCTTGCGGAGAACCTCGTCTTCATCGAGCTTAAGAAACAGGGTCGTGAGGTCTACTACTGGAAGAAACAGGGTGAGGTCGATCTCGTCGTTAAAAATCCCGACCGGTCGCTCTCGGCCATCAACGTCTCGTATACGGACGCTCTCTCCACCCGGGAGGAGAAAGCACTGCTCGAGTTTGCAGACCTCCACGGCTCCGGGGTGCGGGAGTGCACCATTCTCACGAAGGATACGGAGAAGAGAGAGGGGGCGGTCCGGTATGTCCCGCTCTGGAAATGGCTGCTCGGCGCCGGTTGA
- a CDS encoding 4Fe-4S binding protein: MDLATFFRDEGVDVFARVGIEDLTDADRASVLEFFPAARSVIVFGKEVPVPVYRMPQKEKTREMLRIAESLDNAAVRLAGCLDAEHIPSRPIPLYLPVRIVDGRVQGVVRLKHVAAAGGLGEIGKNTVLLTPRFGPRLLMSGVATGAPVQEAGIGGVAGENPAPLCTGCGACIRACPEGAIGPDGVDAFRCRTVRAWIPPPVVPVVKWLLRRQLLLRSVAPLAPLIARTATIRCSLCVTGCPAFSGVEGER, from the coding sequence ATGGATCTTGCGACGTTCTTTAGAGATGAGGGAGTCGACGTCTTCGCCCGGGTCGGCATCGAGGATCTCACCGATGCGGACAGGGCATCGGTCCTGGAGTTCTTCCCGGCCGCCCGGTCCGTGATCGTCTTCGGGAAGGAAGTCCCGGTCCCGGTGTACCGGATGCCGCAAAAGGAGAAGACCCGCGAGATGCTCCGGATTGCAGAGAGCCTGGACAACGCTGCCGTACGGCTCGCCGGCTGCCTGGATGCGGAGCATATCCCGTCCCGTCCTATCCCGCTCTACCTGCCCGTGCGGATTGTCGACGGGAGGGTGCAGGGAGTCGTCCGGCTGAAGCATGTTGCAGCGGCCGGGGGGCTTGGGGAGATCGGGAAAAACACCGTTCTCCTCACTCCCCGCTTCGGTCCGCGACTGTTGATGAGCGGTGTCGCGACCGGAGCCCCGGTCCAGGAAGCAGGAATTGGCGGCGTGGCAGGAGAAAACCCTGCGCCGCTCTGTACCGGATGCGGAGCCTGCATCCGGGCATGCCCGGAAGGGGCGATCGGCCCGGACGGTGTCGACGCGTTCCGGTGCCGGACCGTGCGTGCATGGATCCCGCCCCCGGTTGTCCCGGTCGTGAAGTGGCTGCTCCGGCGGCAGTTGCTGCTCAGGAGTGTGGCCCCGCTTGCGCCGTTGATCGCCAGGACGGCAACGATCCGGTGCAGCCTCTGCGTCACCGGGTGCCCGGCGTTTTCGGGAGTTGAGGGGGAGAGATAA
- a CDS encoding DUF4405 domain-containing protein, whose product MKQITINALVDIGCLITFIPSVISGLVLYLVLPSGGGAGSGWELFLDIPRSQWVVMHDNSSLVFAALIIVHLLLHWKFFRHIDRYLTRNKTSNAQPPGDQ is encoded by the coding sequence ATGAAACAGATCACCATCAACGCGCTCGTCGACATCGGGTGCCTGATCACGTTTATTCCCTCGGTCATTTCCGGACTCGTGCTCTATCTTGTCCTGCCTTCCGGAGGAGGGGCGGGCAGCGGATGGGAATTATTCCTCGACATCCCCCGCAGCCAGTGGGTCGTCATGCACGACAATTCAAGTCTCGTGTTTGCCGCCCTGATAATCGTCCACCTGCTCCTGCACTGGAAGTTCTTCCGGCATATCGACAGGTACCTTACCCGAAATAAAACGAGCAATGCACAACCGCCGGGCGACCAATAA
- a CDS encoding GNAT family N-acetyltransferase — protein MAEQDVPLRRFRPRDLEDVSRLVTGTIEASYAPVYPREAIDFFLEYHTVEQIMENADRGCTFVLEPGGRIVGTGTLLGTTIKRVFVHPSRQRRDTAPS, from the coding sequence ATGGCCGAGCAGGATGTCCCCCTCCGGAGATTCCGCCCCCGGGACTTAGAGGACGTGAGCCGGCTCGTCACCGGGACGATAGAGGCTTCGTATGCGCCGGTATACCCGCGGGAGGCGATTGACTTCTTCCTCGAATACCACACCGTAGAACAGATCATGGAGAACGCAGATCGGGGCTGCACCTTCGTCCTCGAACCCGGCGGCCGGATCGTCGGCACCGGAACCCTGCTCGGCACGACGATCAAACGGGTCTTCGTGCACCCCTCCCGCCAGCGCAGGGATACGGCGCCCTCCTGA
- a CDS encoding VOC family protein has product MKIILTSVFVDDQDRALKFYTEVLGFVKKSDVSAGEYRWLTVVSPDDQNGTELLLEPNSNPVAQAYQKGIFEQGIPAASFGVEDTHAEYERLKERGVKFTMEPTEVVGRVTIAVFDDTCGNLIQIQTMPK; this is encoded by the coding sequence ATGAAGATCATACTGACCAGTGTATTTGTAGACGATCAGGACAGGGCTCTGAAATTCTACACCGAAGTGCTGGGCTTTGTGAAGAAGAGCGATGTTTCCGCCGGAGAGTACAGGTGGCTTACCGTCGTTTCTCCCGACGACCAGAACGGGACCGAGCTTTTGCTTGAGCCGAACAGCAATCCGGTAGCACAGGCATACCAGAAAGGAATATTTGAACAGGGCATCCCTGCCGCGTCCTTTGGTGTTGAAGACACCCATGCGGAATATGAAAGGCTGAAAGAACGGGGCGTGAAGTTCACGATGGAGCCGACAGAAGTTGTCGGCCGGGTGACCATAGCGGTCTTCGACGACACCTGCGGCAATCTCATTCAGATTCAAACGATGCCGAAATAA
- a CDS encoding class I SAM-dependent methyltransferase yields the protein MDIFDSVYRGTPPWDIGRPQQAFVELARAGEVTGSVLDVGCGTGDHVLFFAEEGHEAFGIDTASLAIRKAEEKAAGRGLQAHFLVWNALDLPGLNRKFDTVIDSGLFHTLSDEDRPVFVESLAAVLAPGGNYFMLCFSDQNPGEYPLPRRIAKSEIRDTFRDGWSVNYIRPAVFENSIQAEGHHAWLASITLPGE from the coding sequence ATGGATATCTTCGATTCGGTCTACCGGGGCACCCCTCCCTGGGACATCGGCCGCCCCCAGCAGGCGTTCGTCGAGCTCGCCCGTGCGGGAGAGGTTACCGGCTCCGTCCTGGACGTAGGGTGCGGAACAGGGGATCACGTTCTCTTTTTTGCGGAAGAAGGGCATGAGGCGTTCGGGATCGACACCGCCTCTCTTGCGATCAGGAAAGCTGAAGAGAAGGCGGCCGGAAGAGGGCTGCAGGCGCACTTCCTTGTCTGGAACGCACTGGACCTCCCCGGACTCAACAGGAAGTTCGATACCGTCATCGATTCCGGCCTCTTCCATACCCTCTCCGACGAAGACCGGCCGGTCTTCGTGGAGAGCCTCGCGGCCGTTCTCGCCCCCGGCGGGAACTACTTCATGCTCTGCTTCAGCGACCAAAATCCCGGCGAATACCCTCTTCCAAGGAGGATCGCGAAGAGTGAGATACGGGATACCTTCCGGGACGGGTGGTCCGTCAATTACATCCGGCCGGCGGTCTTCGAGAATAGCATCCAGGCCGAAGGACACCATGCCTGGCTCGCGTCGATAACCCTGCCCGGGGAATAG